In Nasonia vitripennis strain AsymCx chromosome 2, Nvit_psr_1.1, whole genome shotgun sequence, a genomic segment contains:
- the LOC116416336 gene encoding cyclin-dependent kinase 4 inhibitor C-like, translating into MLLERNVNPYIKTVLNDSITTVLHVAVLKICPEMLEIILTHNVNVNEPNDFGQRALQILFERIMMPGFSTMIRLLLSKGATLDLNKLDSRGNTVLHRLLQNKYFPNDDEDLAAAVRYMSSLNDVVNWQNSDGKTPLHLAAENGKNRVLEILLPTYH; encoded by the coding sequence ATGCTTTTGGAAAGGAATGTTAATCCTTATATTAAAACTGTACTCAACGACAGCATTACGACTGTTTTGCACGTGGCAGTATTGAAGATATGTCCAGAAATGCTGGAAATCATACTAACTCACAACGTCAATGTCAATGAACCCAATGATTTTGGCCAAAGAGCTCTACAGATCTTGTTTGAACGAATAATGATGCCAGGTTTTTCAACAATGATTCGCCTGCTATTGTCAAAGGGAGCAACACTTGATTTAAATAAGTTGGATAGCCGTGGTAACACAGTCTTACATAGATTGttacaaaacaaatattttcctAATGACGACGAGGATCTTGCGGCTGCTGTTAGATATATGTCATCTTTGAATGACGTCGTTAATTGGCAGAACTCTGACGGTAAGACACCCCTTCACCTGGCAGCCGAGAACGGGAAGAATCGCGTCCTTGAAATTTTGTTGCCAACTTACCACTAG
- the LOC116416335 gene encoding ankyrin-3-like, which translates to MKDEEGNTPLNYYLQFSGSARTPSLAIVEILLKKGASVEAKNTHGVAPVHAAMNFQSKDIITKLLERIDNADLRDNYGCSLLHGLVDNKWLLSNEALEIAEMILIKNPTIDLYVQNGWTPLHRAVIRRHSELVQFLLEQGADVNALTESGDTSLHLLFNTMENDSENIDITITHMLIAEGANLEILNSCNMSALHMAARHYRLRMMLRLLSHCCKKVVILQDRKGNTALHKILAAFSSNAVVTELYVEITNQFLSKAGDCLVNIPNKQGKTLLHLAAQQKHVKSYC; encoded by the coding sequence ATGAAGGATGAAGAAGGCAATACACCGTTGAATTACTACCTTCAATTCAGCGGTAGCGCCAGAACTCCTAGCTTGGCCATCGTCGAGATATTGTTGAAGAAAGGTGCCTCGGTCGAGGCGAAGAACACTCATGGTGTTGCACCTGTTCACGCAGCTATGAACTTTCAGAGCAAAGACATTATCACGAAGTTACTGGAACGCATCGACAATGCGGATCTTCGCGACAACTACGGCTGTTCACTACTACACGGGCTTGTTGACAATAAGTGGCTACTGTCCAATGAAGCATTAGAGATTGCCGAGATGATCTTGATAAAGAATCCGACTATCGACCTATACGTTCAAAATGGATGGACGCCGCTCCACAGAGCTGTAATCCGTCGACACAGTGAGTTGGTGCAATTTTTACTGGAGCAAGGGGCCGACGTGAACGCTCTCACTGAGAGTGGCGATACGTCTCTGCATTTGCTGTTTAATACCATGGAGAACGATTCTGAAAACATAGATATAACAATTACTCATATGCTGATTGCCGAAGGCGCGAATCTAGAGATACTGAATAGTTGCAACATGTCGGCTCTCCACATGGCTGCACGCCATTATCGGCTGAGGATGATGCTTCGATTGCTCAGCCATTGCTGTAAGAAGGTGGTTATTTTGCAAGATCGGAAAGGCAATACAGCTTTGCATAAAATTCTTGCGGCCTTTTCAAGCAACGCGGTGGTAACGGAACTCTACGTAGAAATAACGAATCAGTTTTTGTCAAAAGCTGGCGATTGCTTAGTCAATATTCCAAACAAACAGGGAAAGACTTTGTTGCATTTGGCAGCGCAACAAAAGCATGTGAAGAGCTACTGCTGA
- the LOC116416334 gene encoding putative ankyrin repeat protein RF_0580 — MSLQSKLEKIIKEMLAKRRSLVNVRNHYRAAPLHAAFYRKRLVMLHLIRPLLKHGADPNAQNSFGNTALHLASRNVYMHKIVKELLKYGADINALNIYDHTALSNCVPSLNVILKTHALKLREVDLPLVQANCTVIEEI; from the coding sequence ATGAGCTTGCAAAGCAAATTagagaaaattataaaagagaTGCTCGCAAAGAGGCGTAGTCTAGTTAATGTGCGTAACCACTATCGAGCGGCTCCTCTACACGCTGCTTTTTATCGTAAAAGGCTCGTTATGTTACACCTGATCAGGCCTCTTCTCAAGCATGGAGCCGATCCAAACGCCCAAAATTCATTTGGTAACACTGCCCTCCATTTAGCCTCCAGGAATGTGTATATGCACAAGATTGTAAAAGAGCTACTGAAGTACGGCGCGGACATAAACGCCCTCAACATATATGACCATACAGCTCTTTCGAACTGCGTCCCATCGCTCAATGTCATATTAAAGACTCACGCACTAAAGCTACGTGAAGTTGATCTTCCGCTTGTCCAGGCCAACTGTACAGTTATTGAAGAGATATGA